The following proteins are encoded in a genomic region of Arachis ipaensis cultivar K30076 chromosome B02, Araip1.1, whole genome shotgun sequence:
- the LOC107625193 gene encoding WAT1-related protein At2g37460 isoform X1, whose translation MNMNVCCDIVVAQLSCMFIMESSSNWYERSKPFIAVTFLQFGFAGMDVLSKAAMNKGMSNYVLVVYRHLVAFFAIAPFALFLDKKVRPKMTFSIFMKIVALSILEPVIDQNLYFLGMKYTTATFAAAMTNMLPAITFFMACILRLEKIKIKSIRSIAKVVGTLATVSGAMVMTLLKGPIIELFGRHGGSNHNLHHDADENTQHAIKGFIMITIGCFSWACFVILQTITLEAYPAELSLTAWICILGAAEGAAVAMIMERANPSVWYLKWDMKLLAVVYSGIVCSGLAYYMQGLVLKTRGPVFVTAFNPLCMVIVAIMGSLILAEKLFLGRLIGAIVIVLGLYLVVWGKSKDYKPPSNEPVLPAKQVTEEANTKKEHCNHHHIAISNLRAGITTLEEQA comes from the exons ATGAATATGAATGTATGTTGTGATATTGTTGTGGCGCAGCTGAGTTGTATGTTCATCATGGAGAGTAGCAGTAATTGGTACGAAAGGTCAAAGCCATTCATAGCTGTTACTTTTCTTCAGTTTGGATTTGCAGGCATGGATGTTCTATCCAAAGCTGCTATGAACAAAGGGATGAGCAACTACGTCCTCGTCGTCTATCGCCACCTCGTTGCCTTCTTCGCCATAGCTCCTTTTGCTCTTTTCCTTGACAA gAAAGTGAGGCCTAAAATGACATTTTCAATCTTCATGAAGATAGTGGCACTCAGCATCCTAga GCCAGTTATTGATCAGAACTTGTATTTTTTGGGGATGAAGTACACAACAGCAACTTTTGCTGCTGCCATGACCAACATGCTTCCTGCCATTACCTTCTTCATGGCTTGCATTCttag ACTAGAgaagattaaaataaaaagtattcGTAGCATAGCAAAGGTGGTTGGAACTCTAGCGACCGTTTCTGGTGCCATGGTGATGACACTGTTGAAAGGGCCAATTATTGAGCTTTTTGGAAGACATGGAGGCAGTAACCACAATCTTCATCACGATGCTGATGAAAATACTCAACATGCAATAAAAGGATTTATTATGATCACAATAGGCTGTTTTAGTTGGGCCTGTTTCGTGATCCTCCAA ACTATAACCCTTGAAGCCTACCCTGCTGAGCTCTCTCTTACGGCATGGATATGCATTTTGGGAGCAGCTGAAGGTGCTGCAGTTGCTATGATTATGGAAAGAGCCAACCCTTCTGTTTGGTATCTGAAATGGGATATGAAATTGCTTGCTGTTGTCTACAGT GGCATAGTGTGTTCAGGACTGGCTTATTACATGCAAGGATTGGTGTTGAAAACAAGAGGCCCAGTCTTTGTAACAGCATTTAATCCCCTCTGCATGGTAATTGTTGCTATTATGGGCTCCCTCATTCTAGCAGAGAAACTATTTCTTGGCAG GTTGATTGGTGCCATTGTCATTGTTTTGGGCCTGTACCTTGTAGTGTGGGGTAAAAGCAAAGATTACAAGCCACCAAGTAATGAACCTGTATTGCCAGCTAAACAAGTTACAGAGGAAGCCAACACCAAAAAGGAACATTGTAATCACCACCACATTGCCATCAGTAATTTAAGAGCTGGAATCACAACACTAGAAGAACAAGCATGA
- the LOC107625193 gene encoding WAT1-related protein At2g37450 isoform X3 produces MNMNVCCDIVVAQLSCMFIMESSSNWYERSKPFIAVTFLQFGFAGMDVLSKAAMNKGMSNYVLVVYRHLVAFFAIAPFALFLDKPVIDQNLYFLGMKYTTATFAAAMTNMLPAITFFMACILRLEKIKIKSIRSIAKVVGTLATVSGAMVMTLLKGPIIELFGRHGGSNHNLHHDADENTQHAIKGFIMITIGCFSWACFVILQTITLEAYPAELSLTAWICILGAAEGAAVAMIMERANPSVWYLKWDMKLLAVVYSGIVCSGLAYYMQGLVLKTRGPVFVTAFNPLCMVIVAIMGSLILAEKLFLGRLIGAIVIVLGLYLVVWGKSKDYKPPSNEPVLPAKQVTEEANTKKEHCNHHHIAISNLRAGITTLEEQA; encoded by the exons ATGAATATGAATGTATGTTGTGATATTGTTGTGGCGCAGCTGAGTTGTATGTTCATCATGGAGAGTAGCAGTAATTGGTACGAAAGGTCAAAGCCATTCATAGCTGTTACTTTTCTTCAGTTTGGATTTGCAGGCATGGATGTTCTATCCAAAGCTGCTATGAACAAAGGGATGAGCAACTACGTCCTCGTCGTCTATCGCCACCTCGTTGCCTTCTTCGCCATAGCTCCTTTTGCTCTTTTCCTTGACAA GCCAGTTATTGATCAGAACTTGTATTTTTTGGGGATGAAGTACACAACAGCAACTTTTGCTGCTGCCATGACCAACATGCTTCCTGCCATTACCTTCTTCATGGCTTGCATTCttag ACTAGAgaagattaaaataaaaagtattcGTAGCATAGCAAAGGTGGTTGGAACTCTAGCGACCGTTTCTGGTGCCATGGTGATGACACTGTTGAAAGGGCCAATTATTGAGCTTTTTGGAAGACATGGAGGCAGTAACCACAATCTTCATCACGATGCTGATGAAAATACTCAACATGCAATAAAAGGATTTATTATGATCACAATAGGCTGTTTTAGTTGGGCCTGTTTCGTGATCCTCCAA ACTATAACCCTTGAAGCCTACCCTGCTGAGCTCTCTCTTACGGCATGGATATGCATTTTGGGAGCAGCTGAAGGTGCTGCAGTTGCTATGATTATGGAAAGAGCCAACCCTTCTGTTTGGTATCTGAAATGGGATATGAAATTGCTTGCTGTTGTCTACAGT GGCATAGTGTGTTCAGGACTGGCTTATTACATGCAAGGATTGGTGTTGAAAACAAGAGGCCCAGTCTTTGTAACAGCATTTAATCCCCTCTGCATGGTAATTGTTGCTATTATGGGCTCCCTCATTCTAGCAGAGAAACTATTTCTTGGCAG GTTGATTGGTGCCATTGTCATTGTTTTGGGCCTGTACCTTGTAGTGTGGGGTAAAAGCAAAGATTACAAGCCACCAAGTAATGAACCTGTATTGCCAGCTAAACAAGTTACAGAGGAAGCCAACACCAAAAAGGAACATTGTAATCACCACCACATTGCCATCAGTAATTTAAGAGCTGGAATCACAACACTAGAAGAACAAGCATGA
- the LOC107625193 gene encoding WAT1-related protein At2g37460 isoform X2 — protein MFIMESSSNWYERSKPFIAVTFLQFGFAGMDVLSKAAMNKGMSNYVLVVYRHLVAFFAIAPFALFLDKKVRPKMTFSIFMKIVALSILEPVIDQNLYFLGMKYTTATFAAAMTNMLPAITFFMACILRLEKIKIKSIRSIAKVVGTLATVSGAMVMTLLKGPIIELFGRHGGSNHNLHHDADENTQHAIKGFIMITIGCFSWACFVILQTITLEAYPAELSLTAWICILGAAEGAAVAMIMERANPSVWYLKWDMKLLAVVYSGIVCSGLAYYMQGLVLKTRGPVFVTAFNPLCMVIVAIMGSLILAEKLFLGRLIGAIVIVLGLYLVVWGKSKDYKPPSNEPVLPAKQVTEEANTKKEHCNHHHIAISNLRAGITTLEEQA, from the exons ATGTTCATCATGGAGAGTAGCAGTAATTGGTACGAAAGGTCAAAGCCATTCATAGCTGTTACTTTTCTTCAGTTTGGATTTGCAGGCATGGATGTTCTATCCAAAGCTGCTATGAACAAAGGGATGAGCAACTACGTCCTCGTCGTCTATCGCCACCTCGTTGCCTTCTTCGCCATAGCTCCTTTTGCTCTTTTCCTTGACAA gAAAGTGAGGCCTAAAATGACATTTTCAATCTTCATGAAGATAGTGGCACTCAGCATCCTAga GCCAGTTATTGATCAGAACTTGTATTTTTTGGGGATGAAGTACACAACAGCAACTTTTGCTGCTGCCATGACCAACATGCTTCCTGCCATTACCTTCTTCATGGCTTGCATTCttag ACTAGAgaagattaaaataaaaagtattcGTAGCATAGCAAAGGTGGTTGGAACTCTAGCGACCGTTTCTGGTGCCATGGTGATGACACTGTTGAAAGGGCCAATTATTGAGCTTTTTGGAAGACATGGAGGCAGTAACCACAATCTTCATCACGATGCTGATGAAAATACTCAACATGCAATAAAAGGATTTATTATGATCACAATAGGCTGTTTTAGTTGGGCCTGTTTCGTGATCCTCCAA ACTATAACCCTTGAAGCCTACCCTGCTGAGCTCTCTCTTACGGCATGGATATGCATTTTGGGAGCAGCTGAAGGTGCTGCAGTTGCTATGATTATGGAAAGAGCCAACCCTTCTGTTTGGTATCTGAAATGGGATATGAAATTGCTTGCTGTTGTCTACAGT GGCATAGTGTGTTCAGGACTGGCTTATTACATGCAAGGATTGGTGTTGAAAACAAGAGGCCCAGTCTTTGTAACAGCATTTAATCCCCTCTGCATGGTAATTGTTGCTATTATGGGCTCCCTCATTCTAGCAGAGAAACTATTTCTTGGCAG GTTGATTGGTGCCATTGTCATTGTTTTGGGCCTGTACCTTGTAGTGTGGGGTAAAAGCAAAGATTACAAGCCACCAAGTAATGAACCTGTATTGCCAGCTAAACAAGTTACAGAGGAAGCCAACACCAAAAAGGAACATTGTAATCACCACCACATTGCCATCAGTAATTTAAGAGCTGGAATCACAACACTAGAAGAACAAGCATGA
- the LOC107625191 gene encoding uncharacterized protein LOC107625191 isoform X1 produces the protein MSFPNQAFWMAKDPGSLNDGDMTCDESSRIESKRSHQWFMDGPEVDVFPNKKQAVVPPNNLLSGMLNSNLSSWGNSSSFQSLTDDFTAQLFDPDTATTNHGDANISSLSMDNKSGGERKDSMNPFGSGSSFGLSMSCTLDDPRLAFNYDGIRKIKVNEVKESHSVMSVPENNPYEKGVSSTVLNSQAYSADDNSISTNLAYTKGDANIISMDDPYSRTDNNLMSVVQSHNKGGDGLSIHQTYKDICNTISMDQGFSKVDSSMTSVAQAYKADDNSMLRDYLFDKVENGTISAGHPYGMGGNNMPFVSHSYNSGESTIISFGGCDDDDPTHSGLFISNYDMLTGQALPQKLEAVNEKEFVRSNSNLLLNTAQTSASETESVSKTKEEIKMSKKATSNNFPSNVRSLLSTGMLDGVSVKYKAWSREKELRGVINGAGYLCSCQSCNFSKVINAYEFERHAGCKTKHPNNHIYFESGKTIYGVVQELRSTPQNMLFDVLQTVTGSAINQKSFRIWKESFLAAARELQRICGKGEVK, from the exons ATG TCTTTCCCCAATCAAGCATTTTGGATGGCAAAGGATCCTGGAAGTTTGAATGATGGTGACATGACATGTGACGAATCTTCTAGAATTGAGTCCAAGAGATCTCATCAATGGTTCATGGATGGTCCTGAAGTGGATGTATTTCCCAATAAGAAACAGGCAGTAGTGCCCCCAAACAATTTACTGTCAGGAATGCTTAACTCCAATCTTTCTTCATGGGGAAATTCCTCAAGTTTCCAATCCTTAACCGATGATTTCACTGCACAATTGTTTGACCCAGATACAGCTACTACCAATCATGGGGATGCAAATATTTCATCTCTTAGCATGGACAATAAGTCAGGTGGTGAGAGAAAGGATAGCATGAATCCCTTCGGGAGTGGTTCATCATTTGGTTTATCTATGTCCTGTACATTGGATGATCCTCGTTTAGCTTTCAATTATGATGGAATtagaaaaattaaagttaatgaaGTGAAGGAATCTCATAGTGTCATGTCTGTCCCTGAAAATAATCCCTATGAAAAGGGAGTCAGCAGCACCGTGTTAAATTCTCAAGCATACAGCGCTGATGATAATTCCATATCAACGAATCTTGCTTATACCAAAGGGGATGCTAATATAATATCAATGGATGACCCGTACAGCAGGACAGATAACAATTTAATGTCAGTGGTTCAATCTCATAACAAGGGAGGGGATGGCTTATCTATCCATCAAACTTACAAAGATATTTGTAATACAATATCAATGGACCAAGGATTTAGCAAGGTGGATAGCAGCATGACATCTGTTGCTCAAGCTTATAAGGCCGATGACAATTCTATGTTAAGAGATTACTTATTCGACAAGGTTGAAAATGGCACCATATCAGCGGGTCACCCATATGGCATGGGAGGAAACAACATGCCATTTGTTTCACATTCTTATAATAGTGGGGAGAGCACTATCATATCCTTTGGTGGCTGTGATGATGATGATCCAACTCACTCTGGCCTATTCATTTCCAACTATGACATGTTGACGGGTCAAGCACTTCCACAGAAGTTGGAAGCTGTGAATGAGAAAGAGTTTGTCAGATCTAATTCTAATTTACTTCTAAATACAGCTCAGACATCTGCATCTGAAACTGAAAGTGTTTCCAAGAcaaaagaagagataaaaatgtcTAAGAAAGCTACTTCAAACAACTTCCCTTCAAATGTCAGAAGTTTGCTATCCACTGGCATGCTTGATGGTGTCTCTGTAAAGTATAAGGCATGGTCGCGGGAG AAGGAGCTTCGAGGAGTTATAAACGGTGCTGGGTATTTATGCAGTTGCCAGTCTTGTAATTTTTCCAAG GTTATTAACGCATATGAGTTTGAACGACATGCTGGTTGCAAGACAAAACACCCCAATAATCATATTTACTTTGAGAGTGGGAAAACTATATATGGTGTTGTACAAGAGCTCCGGAGCACTCCACAGAATATGTTATTTGATGTTCTTCAGACAGTAACTGGTTCAGCAATCAATCAGAAGTCCTTCCGCATTTGGAAAG AATCCTTTTTGGCTGCGGCTCGGGAACTCCAGCGCATTTGTGGAAAAGGTGAAGTGAAGTAG
- the LOC107625191 gene encoding uncharacterized protein LOC107625191 isoform X2 yields MSFPNQAFWMAKDPGSLNDGDMTCDESSRIESKRSHQWFMDGPEVDVFPNKKQAVVPPNNLLSGMLNSNLSSWGNSSSFQSLTDDFTAQLFDPDTATTNHGDANISSLSMDNKSGGERKDSMNPFGSGSSFGLSMSCTLDDPRLAFNYDGIRKIKVNEVKESHSVMSVPENNPYEKGVSSTVLNSQAYSADDNSISTNLAYTKGDANIISMDDPYSRTDNNLMSVVQSHNKGGDGLSIHQTYKDICNTISMDQGFSKVDSSMTSVAQAYKADDNSMLRDYLFDKVENGTISAGHPYGMGGNNMPFVSHSYNSGESTIISFGGCDDDDPTHSGLFISNYDMLTGQALPQKLEAVNEKEFVRSNSNLLLNTAQTSASETESVSKTKEEIKMSKKATSNNFPSNVRSLLSTGMLDGVSVKYKAWSREELRGVINGAGYLCSCQSCNFSKVINAYEFERHAGCKTKHPNNHIYFESGKTIYGVVQELRSTPQNMLFDVLQTVTGSAINQKSFRIWKESFLAAARELQRICGKGEVK; encoded by the exons ATG TCTTTCCCCAATCAAGCATTTTGGATGGCAAAGGATCCTGGAAGTTTGAATGATGGTGACATGACATGTGACGAATCTTCTAGAATTGAGTCCAAGAGATCTCATCAATGGTTCATGGATGGTCCTGAAGTGGATGTATTTCCCAATAAGAAACAGGCAGTAGTGCCCCCAAACAATTTACTGTCAGGAATGCTTAACTCCAATCTTTCTTCATGGGGAAATTCCTCAAGTTTCCAATCCTTAACCGATGATTTCACTGCACAATTGTTTGACCCAGATACAGCTACTACCAATCATGGGGATGCAAATATTTCATCTCTTAGCATGGACAATAAGTCAGGTGGTGAGAGAAAGGATAGCATGAATCCCTTCGGGAGTGGTTCATCATTTGGTTTATCTATGTCCTGTACATTGGATGATCCTCGTTTAGCTTTCAATTATGATGGAATtagaaaaattaaagttaatgaaGTGAAGGAATCTCATAGTGTCATGTCTGTCCCTGAAAATAATCCCTATGAAAAGGGAGTCAGCAGCACCGTGTTAAATTCTCAAGCATACAGCGCTGATGATAATTCCATATCAACGAATCTTGCTTATACCAAAGGGGATGCTAATATAATATCAATGGATGACCCGTACAGCAGGACAGATAACAATTTAATGTCAGTGGTTCAATCTCATAACAAGGGAGGGGATGGCTTATCTATCCATCAAACTTACAAAGATATTTGTAATACAATATCAATGGACCAAGGATTTAGCAAGGTGGATAGCAGCATGACATCTGTTGCTCAAGCTTATAAGGCCGATGACAATTCTATGTTAAGAGATTACTTATTCGACAAGGTTGAAAATGGCACCATATCAGCGGGTCACCCATATGGCATGGGAGGAAACAACATGCCATTTGTTTCACATTCTTATAATAGTGGGGAGAGCACTATCATATCCTTTGGTGGCTGTGATGATGATGATCCAACTCACTCTGGCCTATTCATTTCCAACTATGACATGTTGACGGGTCAAGCACTTCCACAGAAGTTGGAAGCTGTGAATGAGAAAGAGTTTGTCAGATCTAATTCTAATTTACTTCTAAATACAGCTCAGACATCTGCATCTGAAACTGAAAGTGTTTCCAAGAcaaaagaagagataaaaatgtcTAAGAAAGCTACTTCAAACAACTTCCCTTCAAATGTCAGAAGTTTGCTATCCACTGGCATGCTTGATGGTGTCTCTGTAAAGTATAAGGCATGGTCGCGGGAG GAGCTTCGAGGAGTTATAAACGGTGCTGGGTATTTATGCAGTTGCCAGTCTTGTAATTTTTCCAAG GTTATTAACGCATATGAGTTTGAACGACATGCTGGTTGCAAGACAAAACACCCCAATAATCATATTTACTTTGAGAGTGGGAAAACTATATATGGTGTTGTACAAGAGCTCCGGAGCACTCCACAGAATATGTTATTTGATGTTCTTCAGACAGTAACTGGTTCAGCAATCAATCAGAAGTCCTTCCGCATTTGGAAAG AATCCTTTTTGGCTGCGGCTCGGGAACTCCAGCGCATTTGTGGAAAAGGTGAAGTGAAGTAG